A single genomic interval of Camelus ferus isolate YT-003-E chromosome 24, BCGSAC_Cfer_1.0, whole genome shotgun sequence harbors:
- the LOC116659575 gene encoding uncharacterized protein LOC116659575, translating into MPMGSLIKVYSHGWRRGPSTTTCHPVSALEELLHSENVISSRADRTPAPHLPAAAAGRQSHRRQRGLSGRSRLARHSFSGAEYFQNVYWQHNIDDITEVIPALLSCLMPQLNTALMSAASRRDGCQGRAGLQDSPPREGPFSLTSTPKRQGDRSRSRREPLRTELPCIRRGREVRGPGGAQLLPLRDQDRLVLRAACAGGTLCEVPQLLPSFFLIPTLSLSSILLPKFPTKDITEYPSFAS; encoded by the exons ATGCCTATGGGTTCACTGATAAAGGTCTACAGCCACGGCTGGAGAAGAGGCCCTTCCACAACTACTTGTCATCCAGTCAGTGCTCTGGAAG AACTGCTGCACTCTGAGAACGTGATCTCCTCCAGAGCTGACCGCACGCCGGCTCCACACCTCCCAGCGGCTGCGGCTGGGCGGCAGAGCCACAGGCGCCAGAGAGGCTTGTCTGGGCGCTCGAGACTGGCCAG GCATAGCTTTTCCGGAGCAGAGTATTTTCAGAACGTTTACTGGCAGCATAACATAGATGATATCACAGAAGTAATTCCCGCACTGCTGAGCTGCTTAATGCCCCAGTTAAACACGGCTCTGATGTCAGCAGCCTCCCGCCGGGACGGCTGCCAAGGTCGTGCTGGGCTGCAAGACTCGCCACCCCGGGAAGGCCCCTTCTCTCTAACCTCCACTCCGAAGA GACAAGGAGACCGATCACGATCACGACGCGAGCCCCTGAGGACAGAGCTGCCCTGCATTCGAAGGGGAAGAGAGGTGAGGGGCCCTGGAGGAGCACAGCTTCTCCCTCTCAGGGACCAGGACCGCCTGGTTCTCAGAGCAGCCTGTGCTGGTGGGACCCTTTGTGAGGTCCCCCAActcctgccttctttcttcctcatccccaccctctccctctcttctatTTTGTTGCCTAAATTCCCGACAAAGGACATCACAGAGTATCCTTCCTTCGCGTCATAG